One Haemorhous mexicanus isolate bHaeMex1 chromosome 7, bHaeMex1.pri, whole genome shotgun sequence genomic window, CTATGGAATGAAGTTGGCTCAGACCTGACCAAGAGTTTCTTCTATTCATGACCTTTTTTTCTACAGGGGAAACTCTTAGCAACTCAAGCTTCTCCTCTTGGGTCACCTTCTCTTCTGGATTGCCAGGCTTACAGAGGAAAAGTATGAGCATTTCTTTGGTTCTGCCTTGTAGCTCTACCACTGACAATTTTGCAGCCCCTGCTATGAGTCATCCTGGAGAAGTACAGGCACTGCCCTTCTTGAAAAGACCCACTAATACTACAATTTGATATCGTGGATCTCCAATTTATGGCTTGCCAGACTTTCCTCTATAAACTAACTCAGTGGGCTTACAAGTTTCACCTGACAACCATTACACTCCTggcttttgttctcttttcaaCAGAAGAGGGAGGTATCATGCAGTGTGTGGCAGATGTACCGTATTAACCCAGTGAAGGACTGCtatatgaaatattaaaaaccaGTAGCTTCAAGAAATAAATTTCCCTAGATTATCAGTGACAGGCAaggcatcatcatcatccactTGGTATTAACCTCCTGGTGACTGTGTTGGCAGGACCCGCTGGTGCATTTCTGACCCTTTCACCTCAGACTAAATGACGGGCAATTGTTACTGGGACAGGTTGCTATTTTTCCTTTATCAGGCTTTAATTGCAGTGATGCCCAGATCTCGCTGACTGCCACGGCTGTGTCGAGACACGGCTGGGGGCAGTCACACAGTGTTCGTGTCCTGCGGGCAGGGGGCTGTGCCACACGTGGCTGACGTTCCCCGGCTCCAAGACTGCTGTGTAGAACAGTGCGGCTCCGGAGACGAGCCCAGAGAGGCAGACTGGATCCAGCAATGCCCACTTTGGAAGCTGCATCTGTTTAGAGCGGCTGTGCCGGTCGGGGCAGGGCAGAGGCGAGCGGCCAGCCCTGGGTCGGGCATGcctggctgccaggctggctgcccgGCACCTGCCCCAGACCATCTCGCAGCCTTCCCGGCTCTGAgcggggctggcagcgcccCTGTGCCGCTCCTACGGCCGGCGGGAGGGAGCGGCGTCTCGCCCTGGATCTCAGCATGTCCGGGCCAGGGGCGCCGGACACCCAGGACCCTGAAGGCGCTGGGACATGCCCGGAGGATGTCCCCTCCCTCAAGGAAATCGAGCAGCTCCTGAACACTGGGCGGCCCTCTTGCAATCACGTTGATGAAGTATGGCCTAATCTCTTCTTAGGGGACCTGTAAGTACAGCTTTATGGACACACCTCTGCCATACCTTCTGTTAGTGTGCCTCATGGGTGCGGCTTTAGACAGCTCATAGTTTTGCTAATTGCTGTCGTTTACGCTGCAGACAGCACGATTTCTGAGATAAAATTATGACTAAACTGGTATTCCCTTCTCGATTAGCCCTTAGAATAGATGCATGAACTGGTGCTCCAGCAGTGGTTTAGGAGATGCAATCTCAATGCTTCTGCTCTGTGAATATCACTGCACCCATCTTGATTTGTCTTTGTCTTTCCTTAGAGTAACAGCACACAATAGATTTATTTTGTGGAAGATGGGTGTGACCCATGTTTTAAATGCTGCCCATGGCACATCATACAGCCACGGAGGCCAGGACTTTTATGGAGCAACCATTGATTATTATGGTGTACCAGCCCATGACCTGCCAAGCTTTGATATCAGCcagttctttttctctgctgcacAGTTTATCCACAATGCCTTGAACACGCCAGGAGGTATGACATTTTTATTGGTCACATTTTGATGTGAGTCAGCAGCCTCATGTAACAGGTCAGCTCCACAAAGCTCAGTGGTGGACAAGTCACTACATGGTGTCCTGCCAGGTGCTGGTCGCCTGCACGGTGGGTGGCAGGAGAAGGGACTGCTGTGTATGTGGGTGTAGCTCTGACTAGGTCCCAAAGAGCTCATCTGACAAAACAAGATGAACCGTGCAAGAGAGAGCCTGGGGAGGAGAAAGTAAATAATTTGGAAGGTAAGGCTCATTCAAAAGGGGAGAAGCAAAAAGATGCATTGGAAATGGGCACCCTCTTTTGAGACTGTCTTACTCCAAGAACAAATGAATAAAAAGACTAATGTCCTGGTTTCTGCAATCACCAACTGTATAAAGA contains:
- the DUSP13A gene encoding dual specificity protein phosphatase 13A, with translation MSGPGAPDTQDPEGAGTCPEDVPSLKEIEQLLNTGRPSCNHVDEVWPNLFLGDLVTAHNRFILWKMGVTHVLNAAHGTSYSHGGQDFYGATIDYYGVPAHDLPSFDISQFFFSAAQFIHNALNTPGAKILVHCAVGVSRSASLVLAYLMINHHLPLVEAIKTVKEHRWISPNRGFLKHLRNLDVQLRQRKEC